One region of Asterias rubens chromosome 5, eAstRub1.3, whole genome shotgun sequence genomic DNA includes:
- the LOC117290678 gene encoding adenosine receptor A1-like: MAFYVTVGLAAEIPIAILAAFGNALVCWAVHHNRRLRNVTNYFIVSLAVADLLVGLLAIPFALLTNAGEPKNSFHLCLFMNSFVVTLTQSSILSLLAIALDRYFAVVSPLRYRRVATARRAIVVIVCTWLLAFIIGMVPVFGWNLGHPSNKTFDCVFTDVIDMQYMVYFNFLGSVLPPLLIMLFVYVRIFRVVRKQLAAISRTMVASNDEMTRQLSALAVKEGRAAKLLAIVIILFAVSWLPLHIVNCLILYQVHVEYYILLVTIILSHSNSAMNPIVYTLSNREFRRTFYRLIFKVILRGVVSIRSCEPDRIDEFTGGYTSGSQFHHVRNGVNSKDTPKGTPLPLKKFSHESKGGDHRL; this comes from the coding sequence ATGGCATTCTACGTAACAGTGGGCTTGGCTGCTGAGATACCTATCGCCATCTTGGCAGCGTTCGGCAACGCGCTGGTCTGCTGGGCCGTACACCACAACCGACGTCTCCGCAACGTCACCAATTACTTCATAGTGTCTCTAGCCGTTGCTGATCTTCTAGTAGGTCTTCTAGCCATACCTTTCGCACTTCTAACCAACGCCGGTGAGCCAAAGAATAGTTTTCACCTGTGCCTGTTTATGAATTCCTTTGTGGTGACGCTGACGCAGAGTTCTATACTCAGCTTACTCGCCATAGCGCTGGACCGATACTTCGCCGTGGTATCGCCGTTGAGATATCGGCGCGTCGCTACTGCACGGCGCGCTATAGTCGTCATCGTATGCACGTGGCTGTTAGCTTTCATCATCGGCATGGTGCCGGTATTCGGCTGGAATCTCGGCCATccttcaaacaaaacatttgattgTGTGTTTACGGACGTCATTGACATGCAGTACATGGTGTATTTCAACTTTCTGGGCTCCGTGCTACCGCCGTTGCTCATCATGCTCTTTGTCTACGTTAGAATCTTCCGTGTTGTCAGGAAACAACTGGCGGCCATATCGCGGACCATGGTGGCTAGTAATGACGAGATGACTCGACAATTGTCAGCACTGGCCGTAAAGGAGGGACGAGCTGCCAAATTACTCGCCATCGTCATCATCCTATTCGCTGTCTCCTGGCTACCCCTCCACATTGTCAACTGTCTTATCCTTTACCAAGTCCACGTGGAATATTACATTCTTCTTGTGACGATTATTCTCTCGCATTCCAATTCGGCAATGAACCCGATTGTGTATACGCTAAGTAACCGTGAATTCAGGCGTACTTTTTACCGTCTCATATTCAAGGTGATATTACGTGGTGTTGTGTCGATCAGAAGCTGCGAGCCGGATCGCATTGACGAGTTCACTGGAGGCTACACGAGTGGATCACAGTTCCATCACGTCCGCAATGGCGTGAATTCCAAGGACACGCCCAAAGGGACGCCCCTCCCTCTCAAGAAGTTTAGTCATGAATCTAAAGGAGGTGACCACCGCCTTTGA